The following nucleotide sequence is from Anaeromyxobacter sp..
GGGCGTGGCGGCGGGGCCTTCTGCAGCCAGAGGGGCTCGAGGCCGGGCACCCACAGGCCGCGGGAGGGCTCGGCGGTCGAGACCGTCAGCCGGGCGTCGGCCCAGTCCTCGCCGCTCTGCTGGCTCACCGTGCCGAGGAAGGTCAGCTCCACCTGCCCGGTCTCGGGCAGCAGCCGGGCGTCGTAGGTCGGCTGCCAGGAGGCGCTGCCCACCAGGTAGCTCACCGCCACCTCAGCGACCCGGCCCGCTCATCGAGACCTCCACCGCCACCACCTTGGTGGTCTCGCCGCGCTTGGCGTTCAGCTTCTCGAGGTCGGCGCGGGCCGCCGCCAGCCGGCGCGCCAGGTCGCGCTTGCCGGCCTCGGCCTTGCGCACCTCGGCGGCGGCGCCGGCCAGCTGCCCGTCCACGAAGGCGAGCAGGTCGGCCCACTCGCAGGCGCTGACGCCGCGGACGGCCAGGTTCTTGGCCCGCTCCTCCGAGTAGCTGGCCCGGAGCGACTCGGCGAACTTGCCGCGGGCCCGCGCCGCGGCGACGCGGTCGTCGAGGGCCCGGTCGTCGGCCTCCAGCGCCTCGACCCGGTCCTCGGCGGCCCGCACCTCGGGGGCCGCGGCCTCGGCGGCGGTGAAGGGCTCGGCGCTGACGCCGAAGACCCTGGCCCGGGCGGTCCCCTTGCCCTCCACGCGGAGCGACTCGTCGTCCAGCCCCGGCGGCAGCCCGGTCAGGAGCACCCGGGAGTCGCCGGCCGGGAGCTCGACCCGGGCCAGGCGGGTCACCCGGGCCCAGGCGCGGTAGACGGTGACCGCGTCCACCCGCGAGGTGGCCAGGAGATCGCCACCCTGGGCTGGGCGCGGGGCTGCGATGATGATGGCTGCCAGGGTCGAGACGAGGGCGGGGGACGGGCGCATGTGGTGGACCTCCGGTTGATCCCGGGGATTAACGCACGCCGGTCGGCTTCGATCTATCGCCTGGCCGAGCCCCCCCGGCGAGGTTCGACGGCGGACGCAAGCGTGATACGCATCTCTGGAGGGGTGGCGTCCATGTCCAGCGACAGCAACACGCCCGGTGGGTCGGCACGAGACGGGGCGTTCCACGCGGTGGTGCAGGCGTCGCCGTTCGGCATGCACCTCTACCGGCTGGAGCCCGACGGCCGCCTGGTCTTCGTCGGCGCCAACCCGGCCGCCGACCGGATCCTCGGAGTCGCCAACGCCCAGTTCGTGGGGCGGACCATCGAGGAGGCCTTCCCCCCGCTGGTGGCCACCGAGGTCCCGGCCCGCTACCGCGCCGCCGCCGGCCAGGGCCTCTCCTGGCGCACCGAGCAGGTGGCCTACCAGGACGACCGGATCGTCGGCGCCTTCGAGGTGACCGCCTTCCAGATCGGGCCCGGCGAGATGGCGGCCCTCTTCCAGGACATCACCGAGCGGAAGCGGGCCGAGGTGGCCCTGGCCCAGGAGAAGGAGCGGCTCTCGGTGACGCTCCGCTCCATCGGCGACGGCGTCATCTCCGCCGACGTGGCCGGCCGGATCACCCTGATGAACCGGGTGGCCGAGCGGCTGACCGGCTGGACCGCCGCCGAGGCGCTCGGGCGCCCCGTCGGCGAGGTGCTGCGGCTGGTGGATCAGGCCACCCGGGCCCCCCTCCCCGACCCGGTGGCCCGGGTGCTGGCCGTCGACGGCGCCACCGAGCTGCCCGCCCGCACCCTGCTGGTGGCCCGCGGCGGGGCGGAGCTGAGCGTGGGGGACAGCGGCGCCCCCATCCGCGACGACCAGAGCCGGGTCATCGGCGTGGTGCTGGTCTTCCGCGACATCACCGAGCGGGAGCGACTCGACGAGGCGGAGCGGCGCAACCAGCGGCTGGAGTCGCTCGGGCTGCTGGCGGGTGGCATCGCACACGACTTCAACAACCTGCTCTCCGGCCTGTTCGGGTACGTCGACCTGGCCCTCGAGGCCTGCCACGAGCCCGAGGTGGTGCGCGACTACATGACGAGCGCCTCCTCGGTCCTGAACCGGGCCAAGGGGCTGACCCACCAGCTGCTCACCTTCGCCCGCGGCGGCACGCCGGTCCGGCGCGCCGTGGACCTCCCCCAGCTCCTCCGCGAGACCACCCGCTTCGCCCTGACCGGCGCTCCGATCCAGTCGGTCCTCGACGTCGCCCCGGACCTGGCTCCGGTCCACGCCGACCCCGGGCAGCTCGGCCAGGCCATCGACAACCTGCTCATCAACGCCAAGCAGGCCATGCCGGGCGGCGGCCGCGTCGAGGTGTCCGCGAGGGGCCTGGCCCCGGGGGCGCCGCGCCCTGCCGACCTCCTCCCAGGCCGGCGCTACGTGGTGATCGAGGTGCGTGACCACGGCACCGGCATCCCACCCGAGCACCTGCCGCACGTCTTCGACCCCTTCTTCACGACCAAGCAGTCCGGCAGCGGGCTCGGCCTGGCCAGCGTCCACTCCATCATGAAGAAGCACGGCGGCGCCGTGGAGGTCTCCTCGGAGCCCGGGCGCGGCGCCTGCTTCAGGCTCTACCTGCCGGCCCACGAGGCCGAGGTCTCGGCGGCGCCCCCCGGCGCGACCCCCTCCGACTTCACCGGGCGGACCGTCCTGGTGCTCGACGACGAGGACTACCTCCGCGACGTGGCCGGCGCCATGCTCCGCCGGCTCGGCTGCGACGTGGTGCTGGTCCGCGACGGCGCCGAGGTGGCGCCGGCGTCCCGCCTGGCCCGCCAGCAGGGGCGCCCCCTCGACGCCGTCATCCTGGACCTGACCATCCCAGGGGGCATGGGCGGGCGGCGCGCCCTCGAGGAGCTCCGGCGCGTGGAGCCGGCCGTCGCGGCGCTGGCCTCCAGCGGCTATTCGGAGGACCCCGTCATCGCCACACCCGCCAGCTACGGCTTCCACGGGAGCCTGCGGAAGCCCTACGTGCTCGAGGAGCTGCGCGCCGCCCTGGCCAAGGCGCTGGCCGCGGGCGGGTGAGGCCCGGCGTGGCCTCGAGCGCCGAGGCCCGTCAGGCGGCCCCGCCGCCGTCGGGTCCCTGCAGGATCTCGTCGCCGCTCATGCGGCGCCACCCGCCCGCCGCGGTGGGGCGCAGGATGCCGTGCACCTTGAGCGGGGCCCGGGTCGAGCGCGGATCTCCCTCGTGGTGCAGCGGCAGGTTGAAGTAGTAGAGGCGGGTCGCGGTGCTCCGGCTTCGGGTTGCACTGGATCACGAAGAGCGCGTCGAGCGTCTGCCGGCTGGCGAAGTACCGGCGATCGGCGTGGTCGATGATGCGGCGGATGTTGGAGCCGTAGAGGTCCCGGTCCAGGTAGTCGAGGCAGACCAGGACCATGAAGGTGTAGGCAGAGCGGCACTGGAAGGCGTAGACGTGCTGCCCCTGGTAGAGGTCGCGGTTCTTGTCGAGGAACTCCTCGCCGTGGAACGGGTGGCCCTTGGCCTCCAGGAAGACCCGCAGGCGACCGCCCTCCTCCTAGGCGGCCACGCAGCAGAGGGTGACCGGGGGCTCCTCGGCGCTGCCGCCCGCCAGGTCGCCCTGCACGCGCGCCAGGGCCGCCGGGTCGGCCACCTGGAAGCCGCCCGGGCGTCCCGCCTTACCGGCCCACCAGCGCCGCCGCCAGCGCCTGGTGCCGCACGCCCACCGCCCGCAGGGTGAGGCGGCGCGACGAGGGGTGGCCCGCGACCTCCTCGAGCGTCACCAGCAGGTGCTCGGGCGGCAGCCAGCCCGCCACCCGGTCGGCCCACTCCACCAGCAGCGCCCCCTCGCCGCCCACCAGGTCCATGAAGCCGGTGGCGTAGAGCTCGTCGAGGTCGCCCACCCGGTACAGGTCGGCGTGGTGGATGGGAGCCGGCCCCGGTAGGTCTGCACGATGGCGAAGGTGGGCGACGACACGTCGCCCGGCGCCACCCCCGCGCCCTCGCAGGCGCCGCGGCTCAGCTGGGTCTTGCCGGCGCCGAGGTCACCCACCAGCGCCACCACGTCGCCCGACGCCAGCAGGGCCCCCAGCCGCCGCCCCAGCCGCGCCGTGGCCGGGGCGGAGCGGGTCAGCAGCACGCGCGGCGCGCCGGAGGCTACCGGCCCCATCGAGCCCACACCTGGCCGATGGCCTCGCCCAGGTCGCCGGCCACCAGGCCGCGCTGCCCCAGCCGGGCCGCCACCAGGTCGCCCGCGGCGCCGTGCACCCAGGCCGCGGCCCGCGCTGCGTCGAAGGCCGGCAGCCCTCCCGCCAGCAAGGCGCCGCACAGCCCGGCCAGCACGTCGCCGGTGCCGCCGGTGGCCAGCCCCGCGTTGCCGGTCGGCACCAGGGCCGCCGGCCCGGCCGGGGCCGCCACCACGGTGCCCGCGCCCTTCAGCACCACCACCACGCCCCAGGCCCGCGCCCGCTGCCGCCGCCAAGCCGACGGCGCGGTCGGCCTGCACCGCAGCCACCTCCAGCCCGCACAGCCTGGCCATCTCACCGGGGTGCGGCGTCAGCACCACCGGCGCCGGCAGCGCCGCCAGCCGGCCCAGCGACCCCGGCAGCGCCGCCAGGGCGTTGAGGGCGTCGGCGTCGAGCACCGCGGGCACCGCCAGCGCCTCGAGCAGGGCCAGCAGGAGGGCGCCCGTCCCCTCGCCGCGCGGGATGCCCGGCCCCAGCACCAGCGCGTCGGCGTCGCGCCCGGCCGCCAGCAGCGCCGGGAGGTCGGCCTGGCCCAGCCCCCCCTGTCCGGCCAGCGCCACGCTCATCGCCTCCGGCCGGCCGGCCAGGGCCGGTCCGAGCACCTCGGCGCGGGCCGCCAGGGTCACCAGCCCCGCGCCGCCGCGCAGGGCCCCGGTCAGCGCCAGGTGGGCCACGCGCCGCCTTGCCGGCCGAGCCGGCCACCACCAGCAGCCGCCCGGCGTCGCCCTTGTGGGCGTCGGCGCCGCGCGCCGGCACCAGCGCCCGGGCCGCCGCCTCCTCCAGCAGCTCGCAGCTGGCCTCCACCTGGTCCGCCGCCGCCGCCGGGATGCCGATGTCCGCCACCGTGACCACCCCCGCCAGCGCGGCCCCGGGCGCCAGCACCAGGCCGCGCTTCTGGAAGGCGAAGGTCACGGTGGCGTCGGCCGCCACGCACGGGCCGAGCGGGCGGCCGGTGTCGGCCGACAGGCCGGAGGGCACGTCCACCGCCAGCACCCGGGCCCCGGCGGCGCGGGCCTCGGCGATGCGGGCGATGGCGGCGGCGAAGGCCCCCTGCGGTGGGCGGGCCAGCCCGGTGCCGAGCAGGGCGTCGATCACCACGTCGCCCGGCCCGGCCGGGAGCGGCGCGTCGGGGGCCAGCGGCGCCCAGGGAACGCCGGCCTGCTGCGCCTGCGCCGCCACCGCCGCGGCGTCGCCCACCAGCGCGCCGGGGTCCACCACCGTGAGCACCCGCGCCTCGCGGCCGGCCTGCCGCAGCAGCCTGGCCGCCACCCAGCCGTCGCCGCCGTTGTTGCCGCCGCCGCACACCACCACGCAGCGGCCGCCGGGGCCGGCCAGCGCCGCCGCGGCCGCGGCCACCGCCGCGCCGGCCCGGGTCATGAGCGCCAGCGCGGGGACGCCCAGCCCGTCGATGGCGGCGCGGTCGATGGCGCGCATCTCGGCGGCCCCCACCAGCCTCACGGCGCCTCCAGGATCACCGTGGCCGCCGCCATGCCCCCGTCGTGCGTCAGGGTCAGGTGGTGCCGGGTCGCCCCCTTGGCCCGGGCGGCCTCGGCAGCCGCGCCGGCCAGCACCAGCCGCGGCGCGCCGCCCTCGGCCCGCCCCACCTCGAAGTCGTTCCAGCGGGCCCCGGGCGCGCTGCCCAGCGCCCCTGCCAAGCCACCCCGCCCAACCGCCCAGCGCGCCGCGTGAGCGGCGGTAGCCCGGTCGCGGCGCGGCTCGAGGGTGGCCCGCTCGGCCGGGGTGAAAGATCCGCTGCAGGAAGCGCTCGGCCCAGCCCGGCGGCCGGTCCAGGATACGGGCCAGCCGCCCGATCTCCACCGGACCGTGCAGGGCGCCGACGATCATGGGCGCGCCCACCGCAGCAGCCCCTTCATCTCGCGTACCGCCCGCTCCAAGCCCACCAGCACCGCCTGGGCCACGATGGCGTGGCCGATGTTGAGCTCCTCGATCTCGGCGATGGCGCGCCACCAACGCACGTTCGGTAGTTGAGGCCGTGGCCCGGCCGCCACCCCACGGCCAGCTTGGCGACCGGCTTGCACGCGTCGAGGATGCGGTTCAGCTCCGGCGCCGGTCGGGCGCCAGCCAGGCGTCGCAGTAGCGGCCGGTGTGCAGCGCCTCGGCGTGGGCCTCGGCCCGGTGGGCCGCCTTGACCTGGTCGAGATCGGATCGATGAAAGGCGAGACCTCGATGTCGGCGTCTAGCGAAGCGTCTTCACGACCCTGGCGACCGGCTCCCCTCCAGTTCACCACGTCAGCCCGCCCTCGGTGGTCGACCTCTTCGCGCCGCTCGGGCACCAGGTCACCATGTCGGGCTTAAACTCATGGGCAGTTTGACGATCTC
It contains:
- a CDS encoding DUF4140 domain-containing protein produces the protein MRPSPALVSTLAAIIIAAPRPAQGGDLLATSRVDAVTVYRAWARVTRLARVELPAGDSRVLLTGLPPGLDDESLRVEGKGTARARVFGVSAEPFTAAEAAAPEVRAAEDRVEALEADDRALDDRVAAARARGKFAESLRASYSEERAKNLAVRGVSACEWADLLAFVDGQLAGAAAEVRKAEAGKRDLARRLAAARADLEKLNAKRGETTKVVAVEVSMSGPGR
- a CDS encoding PAS domain-containing protein, with the protein product MSSDSNTPGGSARDGAFHAVVQASPFGMHLYRLEPDGRLVFVGANPAADRILGVANAQFVGRTIEEAFPPLVATEVPARYRAAAGQGLSWRTEQVAYQDDRIVGAFEVTAFQIGPGEMAALFQDITERKRAEVALAQEKERLSVTLRSIGDGVISADVAGRITLMNRVAERLTGWTAAEALGRPVGEVLRLVDQATRAPLPDPVARVLAVDGATELPARTLLVARGGAELSVGDSGAPIRDDQSRVIGVVLVFRDITERERLDEAERRNQRLESLGLLAGGIAHDFNNLLSGLFGYVDLALEACHEPEVVRDYMTSASSVLNRAKGLTHQLLTFARGGTPVRRAVDLPQLLRETTRFALTGAPIQSVLDVAPDLAPVHADPGQLGQAIDNLLINAKQAMPGGGRVEVSARGLAPGAPRPADLLPGRRYVVIEVRDHGTGIPPEHLPHVFDPFFTTKQSGSGLGLASVHSIMKKHGGAVEVSSEPGRGACFRLYLPAHEAEVSAAPPGATPSDFTGRTVLVLDDEDYLRDVAGAMLRRLGCDVVLVRDGAEVAPASRLARQQGRPLDAVILDLTIPGGMGGRRALEELRRVEPAVAALASSGYSEDPVIATPASYGFHGSLRKPYVLEELRAALAKALAAGG